One Pyrus communis chromosome 4, drPyrComm1.1, whole genome shotgun sequence genomic region harbors:
- the LOC137732089 gene encoding protein LAZY 1-like isoform X2, with protein MKLLGWMHRMFRQNSNDPFQVSVVGQPSLDDQQYYQNSNWGTKPLTQAPKDQHLRKSFNSIEAARTEEEYYEEESSAEASELFHGFLAIGTLGSLDQVNTEPSTPMLGISVENITEKETEAAENELNLINDELEKELVADPAKDDICNDLSGRNSYVSNGRSSQGSTITLSGKALEGAENNGNNGTAVCPLQGYLFGSGYVLSETIIVAKKEHRTSLGELFQRTKLAEEISGAELIKEEKQADKSAMHLIKKMLKKKMLHASSRGSGRAANHASAETKLNKILHMFRRKVHPETSAAERKPGKYKGNQSRKKPSSEGTYNNGDQDEDILLYPQQGFSSNQSMRHYKSQSNPPQFVLSGMNSNENRGHWIKTGADYLILEL; from the exons ATGAAG TTACTAGGTTGGATGCATCGCATGTTTCGGCAGAATAGCAACGATCCGTTTCAAGTTTCCGTCGTTG GGCAGCCATCGCTCGACGATCAACAATACTATCAGAATTCAAACTGGGGCACGAAACCCTTAACGCAAGCCCCGAAAGATCAGCACCTTCGAAAATCTTTCAACAGTATAGAAGCAGCCAGGACAGAAGAAGAATACTATGAAGAGGAATCATCTGCTGAGGCATCTGAgctcttccatggctttcttgcAATCGGCACCCTTGGAAGCTTGGACCAAGTGAACACTGAACCATCAACCCCAATGCTTGGAATCTCCGTGGAGAACATAACCGAAAAAGAAACTGAGGCCGCAGAGAACGAGTTGAATCTCATCAATGACGAATTGGAGAAAGAGCTAGTGGCTGATCCGGCGAAGGATGATATTTGCAATGATTTATCTGGAAGAAACAGCTATGTCAGCAATGGAAGAAGTAGCCAAGGAAGCACCATTACGCTAAGCGGGAAGGCACTGGAAGGCGCAGAGAACAATGGGAATAATGGAACGGCAGTGTGCCCGCTCCAGGGATATCTTTTCGGGTCGGGATATGTGTTGTCTGAAACAATAATAGTGGCAAAGAAGGAACACAGGACATCTCTTGGTGAGCTGTTCCAGAGGACTAAATTGGCTGAGGAGATCTCCGGAGCAGAATTGATCAAAGAGGAGAAGCAAGCGGATAAGTCCGCCATGCACTTAATCAAAAAGATGCTCAAGAAAAAAATGCTTCACGCTTCTTCTCGTGGCTCCGGCAGAGCTGCTAATCATGCTTCAGCAGAAACAAAACTCAATAAG ATCCTTCACATGTTCCGTAGAAAAGTTCACCCTGAAACCTCGGCGGCTGAGCGAAAACCCGGTAAGTACAAAGGGAATCAAAGCAGGAAGAAACCAAGCAGTGAGGGGACTTACAACAATGGAGATCAGGATGAAGACATCTTGTTATATCCTCAACAAGGATTTTCGTCAAATCAGAGCATGCGGCACTACAAGAGCCAATCAAACCCACCCCAATTTGTGCTTAGCGGCATGAATTCAAATGAGAACAGGGGGCACTGGATCAAAACAGGTGCAGACT ACCTAATCCTGGAGCTGTGA
- the LOC137732089 gene encoding protein LAZY 1-like isoform X1 yields MLQLLGWMHRMFRQNSNDPFQVSVVGQPSLDDQQYYQNSNWGTKPLTQAPKDQHLRKSFNSIEAARTEEEYYEEESSAEASELFHGFLAIGTLGSLDQVNTEPSTPMLGISVENITEKETEAAENELNLINDELEKELVADPAKDDICNDLSGRNSYVSNGRSSQGSTITLSGKALEGAENNGNNGTAVCPLQGYLFGSGYVLSETIIVAKKEHRTSLGELFQRTKLAEEISGAELIKEEKQADKSAMHLIKKMLKKKMLHASSRGSGRAANHASAETKLNKILHMFRRKVHPETSAAERKPGKYKGNQSRKKPSSEGTYNNGDQDEDILLYPQQGFSSNQSMRHYKSQSNPPQFVLSGMNSNENRGHWIKTGADYLILEL; encoded by the exons ATGTTGCAGTTACTAGGTTGGATGCATCGCATGTTTCGGCAGAATAGCAACGATCCGTTTCAAGTTTCCGTCGTTG GGCAGCCATCGCTCGACGATCAACAATACTATCAGAATTCAAACTGGGGCACGAAACCCTTAACGCAAGCCCCGAAAGATCAGCACCTTCGAAAATCTTTCAACAGTATAGAAGCAGCCAGGACAGAAGAAGAATACTATGAAGAGGAATCATCTGCTGAGGCATCTGAgctcttccatggctttcttgcAATCGGCACCCTTGGAAGCTTGGACCAAGTGAACACTGAACCATCAACCCCAATGCTTGGAATCTCCGTGGAGAACATAACCGAAAAAGAAACTGAGGCCGCAGAGAACGAGTTGAATCTCATCAATGACGAATTGGAGAAAGAGCTAGTGGCTGATCCGGCGAAGGATGATATTTGCAATGATTTATCTGGAAGAAACAGCTATGTCAGCAATGGAAGAAGTAGCCAAGGAAGCACCATTACGCTAAGCGGGAAGGCACTGGAAGGCGCAGAGAACAATGGGAATAATGGAACGGCAGTGTGCCCGCTCCAGGGATATCTTTTCGGGTCGGGATATGTGTTGTCTGAAACAATAATAGTGGCAAAGAAGGAACACAGGACATCTCTTGGTGAGCTGTTCCAGAGGACTAAATTGGCTGAGGAGATCTCCGGAGCAGAATTGATCAAAGAGGAGAAGCAAGCGGATAAGTCCGCCATGCACTTAATCAAAAAGATGCTCAAGAAAAAAATGCTTCACGCTTCTTCTCGTGGCTCCGGCAGAGCTGCTAATCATGCTTCAGCAGAAACAAAACTCAATAAG ATCCTTCACATGTTCCGTAGAAAAGTTCACCCTGAAACCTCGGCGGCTGAGCGAAAACCCGGTAAGTACAAAGGGAATCAAAGCAGGAAGAAACCAAGCAGTGAGGGGACTTACAACAATGGAGATCAGGATGAAGACATCTTGTTATATCCTCAACAAGGATTTTCGTCAAATCAGAGCATGCGGCACTACAAGAGCCAATCAAACCCACCCCAATTTGTGCTTAGCGGCATGAATTCAAATGAGAACAGGGGGCACTGGATCAAAACAGGTGCAGACT ACCTAATCCTGGAGCTGTGA
- the LOC137732529 gene encoding probable WRKY transcription factor 75, protein MENYPTFFSSSTSPAPSSLSLNMGNPAHHAYNSTDLRQFQSSKSSNGFLGLMSEMGASNNMIKNNFSSQGKSVGGSGTSAPTVRLGMKKGDQKKIRKPRYAFQTRSQVDILDDGYRWRKYGQKAVKNNKFPRSYYRCTHQGCNVKKQVQRLTKDEEVVVTTYEGMHSHPIEKSTDNFEHILSQMQIYTSF, encoded by the exons atgGAAAATTACCCAACATTCTTTTCTTCATCCACATCGCCTGCTCCTTCTTCCTTGTCATTGAACATGGGAAACCCAGCTCATCATGCTTACAATAGTACTGATCTTCGCCAATTCCAAAGTAGTAAATCATCGAATGGGTTCTTAGGGCTGATGTCAGAGATGGGGGCTTCAAACAACATGATTAAGAACAATTTTAGTTCTCAGGGAAAAAGCGTCGGAGGATCTGGAACTAGTGCGCCAACTGTGAGATTAGGGATGAAAAAAGGAGAtcagaaaaaaataagaaagccGAGATATGCTTTTCAAACAAGGAGTCAAGTTGATATACTTGATGATGGATATAGATGGAGGAAGTATGGTCAAAAAGCAGTGAAGAACAACAAATTTCCAAG AAGCTACTACCGATGCACGCATCAGGGCTGCAATGTGAAAAAGCAAGTTCAAAGGTTAACGAAAGATGAAGAAGTCGTTGTGACAACTTATGAAGGCATGCATTCTCATCCCATCGAGAAGAGTACTGATAACTTTGAACATATTTTGAGCCAGATGCAAATCTACACTTCATTTTAA